The proteins below are encoded in one region of Geomonas ferrireducens:
- a CDS encoding tetratricopeptide repeat protein: MAHRTLFKHPVFHLLLIALLGLVAYSNSFHVPFIFDDETSIINNSAIRDLNGFLSGGGYAYNPRRFLGYLSIALNYRFGGLEVVGYHVVNFAIHTISAWLVYSLTRLTLSTPFFTEGRPEPDGEAHRPVTSFIPLCAALLFIAHPVETQAVTYIIQRLTSLCALFYLVSLCCYVKARLELDLGGKTTRSVILWCLASLAAAGAAMKTKEIAFTLPFIIMLYEFLFFGLPTAKKLMYLAPFALTTLVVPASLLGSRMSIGQLISDVTTVTRVETGIPRLDYLLTQFPVVVTYLRLLFFPVHQNLDYDFPVYHSLFQAPVFLSLLLLLALSGVALYLLRSTGREWRLVSFGILWFFITLSVESSFIPIADVIFEHRVYLPSVGIFIALAALASLLFRRLSERGALAVVGVVALILAGATYARNEAWGSARSLWSDAAAKAPGKARPHYNLAMALENAELPKEALREAATAARLAPTDPKPLDLIGTIFGKHGKYDEAIAAFSEALRLDQSLPSAHVNLGDAFRLKGLTRQALEQYQQAVQLTPTDADIYDKIGTAHIMNRDMEKAAVFYQCAVSLAPGNAAYRQDLMGAQAALGRH; encoded by the coding sequence ATGGCACACAGAACTCTCTTTAAGCACCCGGTCTTCCATCTCCTGTTGATCGCGCTCCTGGGCCTTGTCGCGTACTCGAACTCCTTCCACGTTCCTTTTATCTTCGACGACGAGACTTCCATCATCAACAACAGCGCGATCAGGGACCTGAACGGTTTCCTCTCCGGCGGCGGTTACGCATACAACCCGCGCCGCTTCCTGGGCTACCTCTCGATCGCGCTCAACTACCGCTTCGGCGGGCTTGAGGTGGTCGGCTACCATGTGGTGAATTTCGCCATCCACACCATCTCCGCCTGGCTCGTCTACAGCCTCACCCGGCTGACGCTTTCCACCCCCTTCTTCACGGAGGGAAGGCCTGAACCGGACGGTGAGGCACATCGCCCGGTAACCAGCTTCATCCCTCTTTGCGCCGCCCTCTTGTTTATTGCCCACCCGGTTGAGACCCAGGCGGTCACCTACATCATCCAACGTCTCACCTCGCTTTGTGCCCTTTTTTACCTCGTCTCGCTCTGTTGTTATGTCAAGGCACGCCTCGAACTGGACTTGGGCGGCAAAACGACGCGTTCGGTCATCCTCTGGTGTCTCGCCTCTCTTGCCGCGGCCGGAGCGGCCATGAAGACGAAAGAGATCGCCTTCACGCTTCCTTTCATCATCATGCTTTACGAGTTTCTGTTCTTCGGCCTGCCCACCGCGAAGAAGCTTATGTACCTCGCCCCCTTCGCACTCACCACGCTTGTGGTGCCCGCGAGCCTTTTGGGGAGCAGGATGAGTATCGGGCAGCTCATCTCGGACGTTACTACGGTGACACGTGTCGAGACCGGCATTCCGCGTCTGGACTACCTGCTCACCCAGTTCCCCGTGGTGGTAACCTACCTGCGGCTGCTGTTCTTCCCGGTGCATCAGAACCTCGATTACGACTTTCCTGTTTATCACTCACTATTTCAGGCGCCGGTGTTCCTGTCGCTACTCCTTCTGCTAGCCCTTTCAGGCGTCGCCCTTTACCTTCTGCGCTCGACCGGGCGCGAGTGGAGGCTTGTTTCCTTCGGCATCCTCTGGTTCTTCATCACCCTCTCGGTTGAGTCCAGCTTCATCCCCATCGCCGACGTCATTTTCGAGCACCGTGTCTATCTTCCGTCGGTCGGCATCTTCATCGCGCTTGCCGCCCTTGCGTCCTTACTTTTCCGGAGGCTCTCCGAGCGTGGTGCCTTGGCGGTGGTCGGGGTCGTCGCCTTGATCCTTGCCGGCGCCACCTATGCCCGCAACGAGGCATGGGGAAGCGCACGTTCCCTTTGGTCGGATGCAGCGGCCAAAGCACCGGGGAAGGCGCGCCCGCACTACAATCTCGCCATGGCCCTGGAAAATGCGGAGCTCCCCAAGGAGGCGCTGCGCGAAGCCGCCACGGCGGCACGCCTCGCGCCTACCGACCCGAAGCCGCTCGACCTCATCGGGACGATATTCGGAAAGCACGGGAAGTACGACGAGGCAATCGCGGCGTTCAGCGAGGCGCTGCGGCTCGACCAGTCCCTTCCGAGCGCGCACGTGAACCTCGGGGACGCTTTCCGGCTGAAGGGGCTCACCAGGCAGGCGCTGGAACAGTATCAGCAGGCGGTGCAACTTACCCCGACGGATGCGGACATCTACGACAAAATAGGGACGGCGCACATTATGAACAGGGACATGGAGAAGGCCGCGGTCTTCTATCAGTGCGCCGTTAGTCTCGCGCCGGGGAATGCGGCGTATCGGCAGGATCTCATGGGGGCACAGGCGGCGCTTGGTCGGCACTAA